A genomic segment from Brevundimonas mediterranea encodes:
- the flgK gene encoding flagellar hook-associated protein FlgK, whose translation MNIATSGLQTAQAQLRVTSDNIANVHTPGYVRKTVDQTAAVTQGYGAGVDIARVRLATDRFLQAAGMSANADAARETVRYELYDQIQTRFGDPSGDGGFFADIDKLFASYATLGESPTSSAARQDTIYKTQALFNEAAGIATQIQAARQEADGRLQNAVETINPLLEQIAKLNKTIAAGTVINQDVTGAQNAQQTLIDQLSKYMDVKVEARANGGVTLRTGTGTTLVGEGNATLSYKAAGTVDATTAFSDIMITEPNGTRWPLLDGVSSGEIRGLVELRDIDAPAAAARLGELTAKMADELNRAHNANSAVPAPTSLTGRNTGQSLTNALTGFTGKTTITTVNSAGVIQGSAEIVFSGATMTVNGVAADPTTFLATVNAQLGGTATVGFFNGQLRIEGQAGNGIAIADDATTPSSKGGRGFSHWFGLNDLVSTKTPTFYETGLSLTSQHGFDAGESLTFRIGSESGARLRDVTVAVPAGTGTMGELLSALNDPVAGVGRFGAFSLNASGALSFKAYDASATTMSVVKDGTTQDPSGVSMSQLFGLGGTGATRAGAYSVRSDIQQDPAKLALAQLNLSAAAGTPALSKNDGRGGLLLADAGKKNVNFASAGGNSGGTKTLSSYAADFAGDIGGKASAAKTRSETATALSQEADSRRASAEGVNMDEELVNMTTFQQAYNASARLIQASKDMYDTLIGMLK comes from the coding sequence ATGAATATCGCGACCTCGGGCCTCCAGACGGCCCAGGCCCAGTTGCGCGTGACGTCGGACAATATCGCCAACGTCCATACGCCGGGCTATGTGCGCAAGACCGTCGATCAGACGGCGGCCGTAACCCAGGGCTATGGCGCCGGCGTCGATATCGCGCGGGTTCGGCTGGCGACCGATCGGTTCCTGCAGGCTGCGGGGATGAGCGCCAATGCGGACGCGGCGCGCGAGACCGTGCGGTATGAACTGTACGACCAGATCCAGACCCGGTTCGGCGATCCCAGCGGCGACGGCGGTTTCTTCGCGGACATAGACAAGCTGTTCGCCAGCTATGCGACCCTGGGCGAAAGCCCCACATCTTCAGCCGCGCGCCAGGACACGATCTACAAGACCCAGGCCTTGTTCAATGAGGCCGCAGGCATCGCCACCCAGATCCAGGCGGCGCGCCAGGAAGCGGACGGGCGGCTTCAGAACGCGGTCGAGACGATCAATCCGCTGCTGGAACAGATCGCCAAGCTCAACAAGACGATCGCCGCCGGAACGGTCATCAACCAGGACGTGACGGGCGCACAGAACGCCCAACAGACGCTGATCGACCAACTGTCCAAATATATGGACGTCAAGGTGGAGGCCCGGGCCAATGGGGGCGTCACCTTGCGGACCGGGACGGGCACGACCCTGGTCGGCGAAGGGAATGCGACCCTGTCGTACAAGGCGGCGGGGACGGTGGACGCGACGACGGCCTTCTCCGACATCATGATCACCGAACCGAACGGCACGCGCTGGCCGCTGCTGGACGGGGTGTCGTCGGGCGAGATCCGCGGGCTGGTCGAACTGCGCGACATCGACGCCCCGGCCGCCGCCGCCCGTCTGGGCGAACTGACGGCCAAGATGGCCGACGAACTGAACCGGGCCCACAACGCCAACAGCGCCGTGCCCGCGCCGACCAGTCTGACCGGACGAAACACCGGCCAGTCGCTGACGAACGCCCTGACCGGCTTTACCGGCAAGACCACGATCACGACGGTGAACAGCGCAGGCGTGATCCAGGGTTCGGCCGAGATCGTCTTCTCCGGCGCGACCATGACGGTCAACGGGGTGGCCGCCGATCCGACGACCTTCCTGGCGACGGTCAACGCCCAACTGGGGGGGACGGCGACGGTCGGCTTCTTCAATGGACAATTGCGGATCGAGGGCCAGGCCGGAAACGGAATCGCCATCGCCGACGATGCGACGACGCCGAGCAGCAAGGGCGGTCGAGGCTTCTCGCACTGGTTCGGGCTGAACGACCTAGTCAGCACCAAGACGCCGACCTTCTATGAAACCGGTCTGAGCCTGACGTCGCAGCACGGCTTCGATGCGGGCGAGAGTCTGACCTTCCGCATCGGCAGCGAGTCCGGCGCGAGACTGCGGGACGTCACGGTGGCGGTTCCCGCCGGGACCGGGACCATGGGCGAACTGCTGTCCGCGCTGAACGATCCGGTCGCGGGCGTGGGGCGGTTCGGCGCCTTCAGCCTGAACGCCTCGGGCGCATTGAGTTTCAAGGCCTATGACGCCAGCGCCACCACCATGAGCGTGGTCAAGGACGGCACGACCCAGGATCCGTCCGGCGTGTCCATGTCGCAGCTGTTCGGTCTGGGCGGTACGGGCGCGACGCGGGCGGGGGCCTACAGCGTCCGCAGCGACATCCAGCAGGACCCGGCCAAGCTGGCGCTGGCCCAGTTGAACCTGTCGGCCGCCGCCGGAACGCCGGCCTTGAGCAAGAACGACGGTCGGGGCGGACTTCTGCTGGCGGACGCGGGCAAGAAGAACGTCAATTTCGCCTCCGCCGGCGGCAACAGCGGCGGAACCAAGACCCTGTCGTCCTATGCGGCGGACTTCGCCGGCGACATCGGCGGCAAGGCCTCGGCGGCCAAGACGCGCAGCGAGACGGCGACGGCCCTGTCACAGGAGGCCGACAGTCGTCGCGCCTCGGCCGAAGGCGTCAACATGGACGAGGAACTGGTCAATATGACCACCTTCCAGCAAGCTTATAACGCCTCTGCCCGCCTGATCCAGGCGAGCAAGGACATGTACGACACCCTGATCGGGATGCTGAAATGA
- a CDS encoding flagellar hook-length control protein FliK, translating into MPSAFAMFASAPPASAGSAAAAPGATDSETASLFSSNLADAIQGVKADAAKAEAAHRTPGRLSLPVISNPEMEAAETSDASPALAEAVDVAPDALIAVEAPTSDAAPDAAPDTEQTDTPVAPSDLAAAPQPPLPHSAPVAAPIVAPTTTSEPSLETAAAEDASVGQTTAALEQGAAAGVTVEPSAQQNATAATETALVEATPAPSPIPDAPAQTAINSSAETSAHEQSLAQNHEAAAAAPVAPDVDQTLAALAAQQVHAAASSPPTAKDGVTTQTSLPESGMTGQASADVKNASASAPDKSAVAADASIVKPAEKAATKPVSEPVQSAGASAVSPKVETAAPKMDVKVSIQSANLVAQPVQTVAVISSLAVAEAVKAIDAKVEVPTEPSDTGSAPVIATSQPAESAPAKAATTPVTNAAQPNPTSTKPAPAEASQGQNVAQPALGDHIAMADATPPPAQNAASTEAAPTGTVPVLDAAMTSLDPATPVDGATEARALDAATTTTQTTSASSLSRATVETTAHLAAQIARKLEGRSTRFDMVLTPEDLGRVDVSLEIGADGRLAARLAFDNPAAAAELRGRADELRRQLQDAGFQLASDSLDFTQRDTSSGGGFDRQQQQHQSLFARGARLTAQADLSIAPPQGAWTNHSQTRDRVDVRV; encoded by the coding sequence ATGCCGTCCGCATTCGCCATGTTCGCCTCCGCGCCTCCGGCCTCCGCCGGATCGGCCGCTGCTGCACCGGGCGCCACGGACAGCGAGACCGCCAGCCTGTTCTCCTCGAACCTGGCCGACGCCATCCAGGGCGTAAAAGCAGACGCCGCAAAGGCCGAAGCTGCACATCGGACGCCGGGCCGCCTCTCGCTCCCGGTGATCTCCAACCCGGAGATGGAAGCGGCCGAGACGTCCGACGCCTCTCCCGCCCTGGCGGAAGCGGTGGACGTCGCACCTGACGCCTTGATCGCCGTTGAAGCGCCGACCTCAGACGCCGCCCCCGACGCCGCGCCCGACACCGAACAGACGGATACGCCCGTCGCACCTTCCGACCTCGCGGCTGCGCCTCAACCTCCTCTCCCGCATTCGGCTCCTGTGGCCGCCCCCATTGTTGCGCCGACCACAACGTCCGAACCGTCGCTTGAAACAGCGGCTGCCGAGGACGCAAGCGTTGGCCAGACGACAGCGGCCCTTGAACAGGGCGCTGCGGCAGGCGTGACCGTTGAGCCCTCCGCTCAGCAGAACGCGACGGCCGCGACCGAAACCGCGTTGGTCGAGGCGACGCCTGCGCCATCGCCGATCCCGGACGCCCCCGCGCAGACCGCGATCAACAGCTCGGCAGAGACCTCCGCGCACGAACAGAGCCTCGCCCAGAATCACGAAGCGGCTGCGGCGGCGCCCGTCGCCCCTGATGTCGACCAGACACTCGCCGCTCTGGCCGCGCAGCAAGTCCACGCCGCTGCGTCATCTCCGCCCACCGCCAAGGACGGCGTGACGACGCAGACGTCTTTGCCGGAATCGGGGATGACGGGACAGGCTTCGGCTGACGTAAAGAACGCTTCAGCCTCGGCCCCCGACAAATCGGCCGTGGCGGCCGACGCCTCTATCGTGAAGCCGGCCGAAAAGGCGGCGACAAAGCCGGTCTCGGAACCCGTTCAATCCGCCGGCGCCAGCGCCGTTTCTCCCAAAGTCGAGACCGCCGCGCCGAAGATGGACGTAAAGGTCTCGATCCAGTCGGCCAACCTCGTGGCGCAGCCCGTCCAGACGGTCGCGGTAATCTCGAGCCTGGCGGTCGCCGAAGCGGTTAAGGCCATAGACGCCAAAGTCGAGGTCCCGACGGAACCGTCCGACACAGGGTCCGCGCCGGTCATCGCGACATCGCAACCGGCTGAAAGCGCGCCCGCCAAGGCGGCGACGACGCCCGTGACGAACGCCGCCCAACCCAACCCGACCTCGACCAAGCCCGCGCCCGCCGAGGCGAGCCAAGGTCAGAACGTGGCGCAACCCGCGCTCGGCGACCACATCGCCATGGCGGACGCAACGCCGCCCCCGGCCCAGAACGCCGCCTCGACCGAAGCCGCGCCGACCGGGACCGTTCCGGTCCTCGATGCGGCCATGACGTCGCTTGACCCGGCCACGCCTGTCGATGGCGCCACGGAAGCCCGCGCGCTCGATGCGGCGACGACCACGACCCAGACGACCAGCGCCTCGTCCCTGTCGCGCGCCACCGTCGAGACGACGGCCCATCTCGCCGCCCAGATCGCCCGCAAGCTTGAGGGACGCTCCACCCGCTTCGACATGGTGCTGACGCCAGAGGATCTGGGTCGGGTGGACGTAAGCCTGGAGATCGGCGCCGACGGCCGGCTCGCCGCACGCCTGGCCTTCGACAATCCGGCCGCCGCCGCCGAATTGCGCGGCCGCGCCGACGAACTGCGTCGCCAGCTTCAGGACGCCGGTTTCCAACTCGCCAGCGACTCGCTCGACTTCACCCAACGCGACACCTCGTCCGGCGGCGGTTTCGACCGCCAGCAGCAGCAGCACCAGAGCCTGTTCGCACGCGGCGCGCGCCTGACCGCCCAGGCCGATCTTTCCATTGCGCCGCCCCAGGGCGCCTGGACCAACCATTCCCAGACGCGCGACCGCGTCGATGTGAGGGTCTGA
- a CDS encoding flagellar hook assembly protein FlgD: MATAVSSVDASGRLNSGTTMLASNFETFLTLLTTQMKNQDPLSPLDSNEFTAQLTQMAGVEQQLLTNDLLTSLVAAQSGNLNNAAAYIGKEVTAAWSATTLKDGKADWNYELASDAAAATLKVLDSKGKVVWEGPAPDKSQGLHSFTWDGKTSGGEVLTEGVYTLKVSAMDSKNANVASQALTQGRVKGVEMYNGEPYLVVGETILPLSTVISLNEIADKPSNDDTENPDVPTEEAAA; this comes from the coding sequence ATGGCCACCGCCGTTTCCTCCGTCGACGCCTCCGGCCGCCTGAACAGCGGCACGACGATGCTGGCCTCGAACTTCGAGACCTTCCTGACCCTGCTGACCACGCAGATGAAGAACCAGGATCCGTTGTCGCCGCTCGATTCCAACGAGTTCACCGCCCAACTGACCCAGATGGCCGGTGTGGAGCAGCAACTGCTGACCAACGACCTGCTGACCAGCCTGGTCGCGGCTCAGTCGGGCAATCTGAACAACGCCGCCGCCTATATCGGCAAGGAAGTGACCGCGGCCTGGTCCGCCACGACACTGAAGGACGGCAAGGCGGACTGGAACTACGAACTGGCGTCCGACGCCGCCGCCGCCACGCTGAAGGTCCTGGACAGCAAGGGCAAGGTCGTCTGGGAAGGTCCGGCGCCCGACAAATCCCAAGGACTTCACTCCTTCACCTGGGACGGCAAGACGAGTGGCGGCGAAGTCCTGACGGAAGGCGTCTATACGCTGAAGGTCTCGGCGATGGACTCCAAGAACGCCAACGTCGCCAGCCAGGCTCTGACCCAGGGCCGGGTCAAGGGCGTCGAAATGTATAATGGCGAACCGTACCTGGTGGTCGGCGAGACCATACTCCCCCTCTCGACCGTGATCTCGCTGAACGAGATCGCCGACAAACCGAGCAACGACGATACGGAGAATCCGGACGTCCCGACCGAGGAGGCGGCCGCATGA